The nucleotide window TCTCTAGTTAGACcggcctattatatattttttactcctaaaatattgtaagtaggcattaagaatacggtaagtagacattaattttaatggattgggcttgagatatgtctctcaaagaaacgatttctcaagagactagctgatagGATTAGGGAGGGTGGATAGACAAAGGAGAAGGATAGAGAAGGAGAAACAAGGGTGAGTGAGGGTAATTTGGGGaagtcaaaataattaaattgatttaaaaGTGTGTTTGGATTGAAAGAAATGGAGAAAAATAAAGGGGAAGAATTTGGAAATTTCTTGTTTGAATAATAAAATGAGAGTGAAGAGATTTAAATATATGGACAAGTTTTAATAAGAATATTATCTCTCCTAAGgtggaaagatttggaaggaacTTTCATTCCCTTTTCCTTGCACTCCTAAACAAACGATATACACTTTCCCTTCTTATCCCTccctttccatttttttttcttttctctgtTAATGTTTTATTCAAACACAATGtaaatgtaatttaattaaaatactgGTGATTAaactttgatgatatgattatagTAGTTGTACTTATCGATTTATGGCGAActcataaatattaaatattacagttataattaataaataatctaaactttatccttatgataataattataaattatactccctcaaTTTTTTAACATTgttctcatttgtttttttgggtgtttaatCTGTTGTTTTCacaaaaatttttctttttatattacaaattttttataaaattaaccttatttatcttcattttaatattttaataatatttatgatctCTCATATCTTCCATTAACTtcacttttaacatttttaaattgGTTATGGTGCAATATGTTTtccaatattttataaaatatttttacaagTTGTGATcctcatattttttccactaacttcattttaatatttataatatttatagtctctatttttatttcatcaaatttattactcccttctattcaccctacttgtcccatttagtttttcacacttgccgTGACAAcaattttaacctttaatatttcaaattatttttaattaaaaattataaaaagttgatattaataattcttgtatTTAGACAAATCAAActagatcccatatgactatattttaacttataaattacgagtaaaatacataaaaataataagtaaatagtGTCGAAAAGTAAATAGAACAAATAGGATAAATAAAAAGgactatttattaaattaatatatttaacctctaaaaagttttattttcttaattttcgtaaAAATCGACTTCTGTAAAGAAGGAATGGATGgagtaataaaatatttaatccaAATATGGCAGCTTTCCGAGGATCCAGGGAGTATGTTGATGTTCTCTCTGATATCTCTATTTACAAGGTTCTTTCGTCATTTTCCATTTCAACTCAAAACCAGCAAACATGGCCACTTTCAGTTTATCAACAAATTGGGTTCTTCAAGGTTTGCTTCCATCAATTCCTCGCCTTAATTCAActatttcttcttttttcttatCCTTTCCTTTTTTAGTAACTATATTTTCACTCCCATGGCAGACAGAAGATTGAGGTGTATGGTTCTCTCTGATTCCTCTTTTTACAAGGttctttctccttttcttttgtttcttatttCCTTTTGATTTAATTTCTAAGCATATTTCTTCTAATTTTCCATTTATAATGTGAATTCCATGTGTTGTTTCAGTCAAATCCGTCAATGCCGTTTTTTCCTTGGAAGTTGGTTGATATTGATGTCCTTTTGTATTTGAGAATTTGAAAAATTTCCTCCAGATTCTGATATAATCACGAATATTAGTATGCAGTGGGTTGAATGCACCTTACTTTGGTGTAAAACTAGTTTATTGAGTGTCGTAAATGTTTTGGAGCTTAGCACAATTGAGGCCAAGAGTATTGCGAGCAAAATCCATTGTGCGACCATCAACGCTACGTGTTTTCGCACTAAAGCTTAAGGTCCCCGAGCCTAATCATTAGACGTTAGTCGAATGCATTAGCCATTGGTTTTGAGTCCCCCAAAATTCAGGAAAAAAATGAGATCTTATAAATGCCCTAGAAAAAACTCCATAATAAGTAGAGAAATAAGAAGATTAGAAgattagaagataaaataaaggAGAGGAGGAGAAGAGAAATCATATTCCCGCATTAAATAGGCTTCTTCTGAGGTAAGACCAAAAGGCGCTCTAAGGCGCTTGCCCTAGGCTCTATAAGGAAATTTAGTACTTGCATTAAGGGATTTCCTCAACCTCACCAAGCCCTATTATGGTGTCTTCCCCATTGAGTGCCCTAAGACCTTCACTCTAGGTGCAGCTAGGTGAGATTTCTGAGGTCTTCACCTCTAAATGAGCAATCAGCTTCACTTGCCAATTGTCATACATTCTTACTACCACGAGTCCGTCCACTACAAGTTAATAGGCCTTGTATGACTTATATCTTTATAATTGATTTGTGGTATCTATCGGTAAGTAAGGTTGTGTATAACCTACATGCATTGGGATAATCAAGtgtattattaatttgttaaaattattttagatcaACAATGAGGTTGTGCCGTTTGAATTAACTTAAAGAATATCGTTTTTATGCATTGGGATAATCAAGGTTTGATCGCAACATTTACTTATGCCTATAAATTTGAAAGAGATGTACTTGTTACCCCATCTTTGTTGTTTTGCCGGTTGTTAGCAGAACTAAAATCTATAGGTTGATGAGGCCATGGTCTTTTGTAATTTGTTTTGATCTCTATCTGCTAAAATAATCATCTTGCTCCATGATCAAATGGATTTGAAGCATAAAACTTTAGATAAGTACtgaaaattggtattattcctTTGCCTACTTAGAAGAGAAGTGAGTGATTGTTCTAACGAGGAGTGGTACTGATAAGCATTGGTAGGAGTACCAGcttcattatatttttaaatctgcatggaattgtttattttgtattggaggtttttttatttctttggtttttcATCCTTCTTTTCCGATATGGAAGagactttctctctcttctatcATTTTGCTACAGATTTTGAAGTGCAAAGAGTACATCAATGTCCTCTATCTTGATATGTTGATGTATGCTTATTTTCTAATGCTTGTAGGCCTCATTTTCCAATGCATTGTTACGTGATATAGGGAGAATATGTCCTCTGTCATCAAAGCCTAGGTCACGCAGTATAAAATGTCAAAAGGAGGATGATTCATTTGAGGAAGTATCTGTTGAGCGTGCACCATATCACAGCTATATGGACTCTACATCTGGGAAGCTTGAACCTGCCTCTGGTGCACGTGCAAGTATTCCAGGGCAGGAGTATTGGCCTGAAGGGACTGCTGACCGTGTTAGGGCTGCTAGAGCTCCAGAACCTAAAGGAGAGTCAACAACTGCTTCATCCTTTGGGAAGAAGCCTGGAAGCAGGCGCAAAAGCTACAAAGGATCAGCTGCTTTTGCTGGCTCTCGGGAACAAAATTCAGTCACTTCAGATCCAGTTATAACGGATATGTCAGATGACGCTGCTGAAGATCCTAAAGATTCTTCTTCTGAATATGTAATCTACCAGACAGAGCCTGAAACTGAAAGAGAGGAGTTGAGTGATTTTGAGCTGGATAAAAAATTTGGACGGCCACATCCATTTATTGATCCAAAAGTGAAAAAGCCAAAAGATGAACCACTTACAAGTGAAGAACTTTGGTGGAATTGGAGAAAGCCCGATAAGGAGCAGTGGTCTAGATGGCAAAGGAGGAAGCCTGATGTTGAAACGGTTAGTGAACAGTAAGAAGCAAGCTTGTATATGCTTTTCTTCCCACTCGAAATCAACAAAGTCAATAGCTATATTATTAtggaaagaaaaacaaaaaatttgaaagTACAATTAAGTATCTTCGAGATGAATATTTTCAGAAAGTAGTTGCAGTATTAGTTACTTTCAAATTTTTTGCCCCCATGTATCTTGGATAGTTTCCTTTTCGTTGACTCTGGAAAGACAGATGGACTTAAGAGTGGGAAATCAAGTTTTTGATTTCAACAAAACAAAGGCTCAAAATGTTAGTGCCATCGCATAATTATTATGTTCTGGTTGCTTGCTTACAGGTTTTTCTCAAAGCCATGGCTGAGACTGGACAAGTAAAGCTTTATGGAGAGCATCCAACTCGAACAGAGGCATCTCTCTACAGAGCTAGACGCCACCTGTTTAAAGAGGAAAGGTACCATCTTTGTGTATCCTTGATGTTTCCTTGTTTTGTCATGGGCAGATTACTTGATTATGATGATAGTTCCATTTAGTTAAATCTTAAATAACCACGATACATCTAATACGTGTACTGTTTAATTCAGTAGCATCATTATTTCATTCCAGTTATGTGCATATGAGGGCGGAAACTTATATGAGTGTGTGTGTTTTTGCGTCATTCAATTTTTTGACTGCCCTAGTTAACAAAACATGTATACCACTGAGAACTGTAAATGATCTACTGTaattggattattattttctttgtaCATTTTTTCTGGTAGGAGTACTGCTTATAAGTTGGTCTTTTATGTGTTCTAATTTCTAACAACAGTAAGAGTTCTATCGTGTAAAGATAACCTTGTTGTTATCATGGTTTGCACTACACTCTTGGGATTTGGGTATGTTTAACTGTATTTTCCCTTGAATTTTGGGTAAAAAGAGTACTTAGTGGATAGCGTTGTCATATAAGATTTTAGGTTCATGTAGCCGGTCCCCTTTTTTGGAATACAAGGCTTTGAGATTGTTATTGTGAGGAGTGGGGGTGTAAGGTCGGGGAAGTGCTGATTGCTTCCAAGTTCTAATGAATTATATCCGTTAAAATAATAGATCttaaatttatgttgatttatctTGCATTGTTATTAACTTAAGTCTGAGAGATGAAACTTTTACCAAGCTTCATAAATGAGgagttttattcttcattaaacaATTATGTGAGCGGGGATACAGGAGGAAAGTATTAAGGGTTTTTTGGAAGATCATGGAAATATCTAAGGCAAAGATCTTCATGGGAGATGTTTATCTCTTTTATGTCCTTGAAGCAAGATCCTTCAGCTAGATACAAATGGTTTTTGCTTCAGCAGGAAAGTGTTTTACTCAAGTATTCGTCCTTTTCTGTGTTGCTGTATACACCAAGATTTTATTGTCAGACTTAAGAAtcaatatatattgttatatgtAGTGATGTTTGTAATATGAAAAGTTGCATTCCTTTTTGTTTCTCGGCAGGCAGCACTTCTGTGAATGTCCTCTCTTTTTCATGTTCCTGGCTAAAATCTCTTTGTTTACATGAAGCAAAAAGGTcaacattttttatatttgtagcAGACATGCTGTGAAATAATATTTAGTCCTTTTTCATATGGTCTAAATTGTTTGATGTAGGTTGAAAGCCGAACAGGAAAAATTAGAGAGAGTAGGCCCCATGGCATATTACTCAGAATGGGTTAAAGCATGGAAGGGAGATACTTCACGTGAAGCTATTCAAAAACATTTTGAAGAGACTGGTGAAGATGAGAACACACAGCTTATTGAAATGTTCAGTTATCAGACTGATAGAGAATATCGCATAATGATGGGGACTGATATTCGCATACGCAGGGATCCTTTGGCTATGCGCATGCGCGAGGATCAAATAAAGCAAAGTATCATCTTTAACATTATAACCttttaattttgataaatttcaTTTTCCTCCTAATTCCATGTTTCCGTTGAGGATTTGACTACTGGAATTTTTAGAATTCTGAAAGTTTCTTCTTATGCTAACGTGAAATTTCATCTTTGATAAGTTTCTCCTTTGGCTATATCATGCATGAGGATCAAAAAAGCAAGTAGCATTGTTAACATTATAATCTTTTGGTTTTGATAAATTTCATTTTCCTCATAATTTTGTGTTGTTTCTGTCGAGGATTTGGCTACTGgaatttaagaattaaaaagtTTCTCCTTTTGCTAACGTAGATTTCATGTTGTAATTACTTTGGAAATGCTTGCTTTCTAAATGTCATTAATTGGACAGACATTATGCTAATCTTATTAAATTATTGTAGTCCAAAGATGGCACTCTCTTTAGTCAATTCAAGTGATATGGTTTCCCATTAGGAACGTTCCATAATATAACATTGTGCAAAAAGACAAAACTGTTGTATACTAGGAGTAGTTTCCAACATTGCAAAGCAGAAAGATTCACTGATAATCCCTGTAGCTCTACTAGCTTCTCTCTGTTTATGGTTAGTGCTTGCCTTTCGCCGAATCACTCCTGAATGATGTATGATTTGCTAAGTTCACTGTGTAATATATTCTTGGAGTGGTGGATTTTCTACACTTCATGAGATGTTGGAACTGAATTCATATATGCAACATAGTATGTCTGTGCATTGCACTTCTGTCTTCTTCCCCTAAAATGTTGACCATGAGATGCTgtccttgacttttatgatttcTCTGCATGTTTTCTTTTCTACTTGGCtccctgcttttttttttttttatatttttatatttatcttGGCACTGGAGAGTTCTGTTACATGTTTCGGATGCAATTTGCTTGTATCTTTCCGTGTTTTCATGCTATTTAATATGTTACTGTCCTTTGCAGTTTGGGGTGGAGATCCTGTTTATCCTACTGTTAATTACATTCAAGAACCGGATGCTGTAATCGATTATAGAGGCCCAGATTTTCATGAACCTACACCTAACATGTTGGCTCATCTTAAGGAGGTTAGTTTTATTTTCATGTTGTGGCTTCTAATAGGGTAATAACTGTAGTCGCCTCTAAACATTTTCTAGAAATAGAAAACAATGGACTCCATCATAACGTTTAGCATATTAATATCTGATGAGAAGGTGGAACATGGTATATGTGCTGGAGATAGGAATATgccaattcttaaataatagAAATGGACAGAACCTTTTTTGACAGGAACAAAAACGTTATGCTATGAATGCTTTCTACTTCTCTTATTGTGATCCTTTTATATTTTGTACAAAGATAATGTGCTTATATACTGTACAAACTAAAGAAAGAAAGGATATTGTTGATCCTAAACCCCAACCATCAAACGTTATGATGAGATTTTATCACTAAGTATCACCTTATTAGCTATAACATGGCCCTATCTTGACTATACACACTCTCGAAATGTGGAAAGAAGGAAATGTAGCATAAAGGGAAAGTGAAGGCTTTGGCTACACGCTCCTCTTTCATCTCCTTTAGATGTTGTGTCTCCCTctatcatagtgcaaaaaataAGGTCGCGTTGACAATTTGTATTATATCGGCCGTATCGTAAGGATTTTCAAATTTATCGAACCTGCATCGTAAAGGTGCAAATTACCGTGTTTTAGGCCGTTCCAAGCGATATTTAATGGTTTAGTTCAATATTTGAAGTTACAACAACCACATCATCCCGTCACTGCATCAACGTGTCCGTTACTGCAACCGTGACCGCTACTGCATTTTCGCACTACGCGGCCTCTATAGGTTCTGAAATTTTTGTTATCATGGCCAATAACTGCTATAGTAGGCTCCATTGTAGCTAGATAAGTACAAGGATATCAATTAGTTTGAATTTTATGACCCTTTTCGCCACATGCATGAAATTTAGTGAGCCATCACAGTGGAGGTTGCACCATTACTCGGTTTGTCATATTGAGTTAGGATGCTAGATGCCGTAACCTAAATAACTTGAACTTTTGATGTTCTATTTTTTTGCAACACGATACTAAAAGCGTTAAGTCAGTAAATACATGAGTATTCTTGTCTTTTGCCTATCAAGGACTTTGCTTACATGACTGTTTGTCATGTAAAGGTAGAAACTCCAAACCTTGGTTGCCTAGCACTATGGTCAATCTTTGTAGCCATATTTGCTACTACCCAAGCGACATTCTTCTTAAAAACATTTTAGCCAAAGAACAATGAAATTGAACATTGATTCCCACGTTCATGAATATTTCTGCAAATATATCCGCAAAAGCAAGTTGGAATTGCATCATCAAGCTTATACTTGGATATTATGTTTGAAACTTAAGCCCAAAAATAGCATGATAGGAAAGTCCCCTTAAGTTTAGTAAGTAGTATTAGTAAGTGTATTCTAGAAGGTAACTTAACCCTTGTGAAGCCAAATGTTCCTCATTGCTGTTAAAAAGTAGTTGATCCATGGTGTAATAGATCCATCCTGCTACGTATAATCtttgataaaatttttgatttagaATTATATGTGTTTGCATTAAACTCACCAAACATTCCTTGTTCTccattgaaattaaattttaaaacaaagtgGAAATCTGAAGAGTAGTTGGGCTCTTTTATTGTATTTTACTGAAAATGCAACAACCATAGTGCAAAATGTGATAACGATTGCGATTGCAATAACATACATAGTGGTGTGGTAACTAGAGTGATGCTTCACTTTGGTTGTTTCATTGTCAATCATTGGCCAAAACCGTGAAATGTCCCTTGAAGCATACACCTTTATGATGTGGTTAACAGTGATTCAttaatttaaaaacatttacGATGCGGATGCTACAATACAATGTGGCCTTGTTTTTGTACTATGACAACTGTATCGATAACGTTCGGTTTTGTATGTTATGTTTGGTAGATGGTTTTATGAGTTTTTGCTATACATTTCCATGATTACAGTTTAGGAAGAGCTTTCAAAGCTAAAGGCATTTGTGATTTTGGATTTGTGATGTATATGAAACCTCAAAATTTTGAAATGCATACTTCAAACTGTATATTGTATATCAGACTGAAGAGTAATGTATATAGTAAATATCGTCACCTCTTGAATCAATGACAATTCTCAGTTGAATTTCTAATCTAGATGCATTGCTTTGCATGCAGTAGAATATGATGTGCGAAATCAACCAATTGTTTTCCACCTAGACCCAACATAATGATTCTGCCTTCACAAGTTACACTCCCTCTTCGAAAAATGGCTTTTAAGGAGTGAGATTCACATGAAAGCTTCTTGAGCGTACTAAATATTCAAGGAACaaaacatgaaaataaaaatctgCCATTTAAATGAACTCATATAGCTTGTTTCATTATGACTCTCAACACCTCTTTTTACAAGATAATTTTTTTGGAATATCAATCCTCCTCAATGCTTTTGAAATATTGATGTCATTCTTTTTAATCCAATAAATTCCCCCATGTTCACTTGTTAGTCTACCAAAAAGTACCGATAAAAGCATTGAGCTTAGATCTTATAGCAAATGGTAAAATAAGGCTTGAAAT belongs to Amaranthus tricolor cultivar Red isolate AtriRed21 chromosome 17, ASM2621246v1, whole genome shotgun sequence and includes:
- the LOC130804499 gene encoding protein PLASTID TRANSCRIPTIONALLY ACTIVE 12, chloroplastic, encoding MATFSLSTNWVLQDRRLRCMVLSDSSFYKASFSNALLRDIGRICPLSSKPRSRSIKCQKEDDSFEEVSVERAPYHSYMDSTSGKLEPASGARASIPGQEYWPEGTADRVRAARAPEPKGESTTASSFGKKPGSRRKSYKGSAAFAGSREQNSVTSDPVITDMSDDAAEDPKDSSSEYVIYQTEPETEREELSDFELDKKFGRPHPFIDPKVKKPKDEPLTSEELWWNWRKPDKEQWSRWQRRKPDVETVFLKAMAETGQVKLYGEHPTRTEASLYRARRHLFKEERLKAEQEKLERVGPMAYYSEWVKAWKGDTSREAIQKHFEETGEDENTQLIEMFSYQTDREYRIMMGTDIRIRRDPLAMRMREDQIKQIWGGDPVYPTVNYIQEPDAVIDYRGPDFHEPTPNMLAHLKEHGKIISREELEQILAKEKTEELEIADMDEAMARAVDIGDNEDEDEDSGSEGSDEEEKINRSWSVLKTNPQPRKSKDKPKKKESMSLDEAVEDSENLTDFLMDFDEEE